The sequence TCATAAAAATGACAGAACGTCTAAAAAGATCACAAAAGTTacaaaatgacattaaaactACCTGGttagaggttgtttggttttttggttgCGGCTGTAGAGCAGATCATCTACTGACTGGGACGTTGGTGGTTCATCCCCATCTGCTCCAGTCTGTATGGCAAAGTTGCTCCTGGTGGGTTCACAGGAGTCCAACTGTTCGATTGAACAAAACAGTGAATGTgatgttgtgtaaagtgctcaGGTAGGAAGACGCTGTGATTTAGAGAAAAGCAAAGAGTCTCTGGATAGAAATCGCTTTTGATGCATGTAGAACGACTTTAACTCTGTGCCCTCATTTCTGTCCAGTTTCAGGTCAGAATGAAAAAACTGGGTGTGTGTCAAACATCAGACCCAGACTCTGTTCTAATGACGTCACGCCATGCCTTCATTGGTGCATCCCGACCTGCCCGAAGGTTTGGTGTTCCCCAACCAGCTCAGAGTTTCAGACTCCACAAACTGCTTAGTTAGGCTTGGTTGGTGAGGACTGCTGGTTAGGTGTTGGCTGCCAGCTCAGTGCATCCTCATTGCAGACTCTCAGCAACATGCACATGAGCTGCAGGCACAACTGCACAGTCAGTGTAGAGGAGTGCAAACCCGTACCTGCTGTTATTCGTCACTTTTTGTCCGAGGACGAGCACCTCCTTACCTGCCAGCACTCCTGTTCCTCCAGTTTCCTCAGCCACTTTAACACCATCTGTCTTCACCGCTCAAACTTTTTGTGCATCCATaaattttgtgtttgtctgatgTTGCCCAAGTTGCACGAAGAAGAAACCTACACACAGTCCATACACTACATAATCTGAACCCATCTGTCAGCACAACCTGGCGAGTCGGCTAAAAGGAGGTGCTGCTCGCGTGGCTGCTTCTGCTGGGTTTGAATCTGGAAATCATTTTATTCCTAAATCTATGGCTGGAATGTTTGAGTTGAAGTGCTGGCAGCTGCAGAGGGTGCAGTCGTAGTTCTTCTAAGGCAGAAATCCCGCAGCACGAAGTAAACCGGGGAAGCCTGAGCGTCTTGGTTGGTTTCTTTTCGAGGGGACGCAGTGAAGCTTCTCCTTCCTGCCAGCTGGCTGCCTGATTTTTGGACGTCTGCTTTGTTTGCGGCCCAGATTATTTTTTGCTCTCTGCAGTTCTATCAATAGACGTCACGTGACGGGTCGTGCGGCTCACGTGGGGATGCTGGAGAGGAACCGAGATGCTGCAGCGGTCCCGTAGAGCCGGCCCGGCCCGTGTGTTTATGCTCTGCATTCAAAGTGGCGCCCCGAGCTGCAGGCGGCTGGAGCGCTAATATATTTAGCAATGACCCAGTTCTACAGGGTGCTGGCAGGGGCGAGCGCTGGTTCCTGCTGGACCAGGGAGCAGATCAGTGTAATCAGACGGAGCTTCTGTTTCCTCTGACGCCTAAACGGATCCCAATCATCACGATTTAAGGAGTCGTCTGCAGATTTATCGTCCCGCGGGACTGTCAGACGGATGACGGACTTGACATGGAAGCAGCAGAAGCGGAAACGTCGTCTGGTTTTATTCCACACGTTCTTCTTCCTGTCAGAGTCTGACACGTCACGTCGGAGGAGGCGGCTGTCATGTGTCGGCTGTCTGCTCCGTGCAGGTTTCAGTAATCTGGAGTTTAAAGGAAGAGTCTGACGTTTGGGGCAGAGACTCGTATTCTGTTTGTTCTCGGGCTGGGACCAGCAGCTTCCTGGGCCGGCATTCACAAAGCCTCCCAGCATTAAAAGCAACTTCTAGCCATGAGATTAGAGGCAAAATCTCAAAATTCTGAAGTTCTGTACGAATTCTCTGTGGATGAATGGTTTCTTTACTTTCTCAGGTGCTCCACTGCACTCTAAACAGCCACAGGTAGGAACCCGCAGGACCTTTTACAGCTACAGTTACATGATGAGCAAAGATCACATGTAATCCCAAAGCAGCTTGATCTTTAAAGAGCTCCTGAGGTGAAAATCGCTGAGGTGCGAGGAGGAAGACTTTCTATAGTTCTAAGGTTTTCTCGAGGAGAAGAGAGGATGGCACAAAGCTGTAGAGTTACCTGAGCTTGTAGAGCTGAAACTTTCCCTCCAAACCAAGAAACCGATAACACAGAGTTTACGGAGTCGGACAAAGCTTTCATGATGCTCTAAAGCAGGGGGCGGGGCAACttcaggcctcgagggccggtgtcctgcaggttttacatctcaccctgggtcaactcacctgaatcacatgattagttcgttaccaggcctctggagagctGCAAGCAtgctgaggaggtcatttagcattcgaatcagctgtgttggatcaaggacacgtctaaaacctgcaggaaaccGGCCCTCCTCTAAGGTGTGGAAAGTGCGACAGACCACAAACTGAGACCGTTCACCCTCACTTTAAAATCTGCAcctttgaaatgtgttggttgCAGCAGTGCTCCTTCACtacagctccatgagttaatcGAACAATCAGTATGACTGTACAGCTCGTTGAAGCCTGAACATGCCCCCGGTGTTGATCCAGGGTTCGTCCATCAGCAGCCTCCTTGGTTTTGATCTCTTTGGAACAAACTTAAAGGCTTCGTCAAGCTGACCCGAGGACTTGTTTTGTTCCTAAAAGTCGCCGTGAACAGTTCGTATGACTCTGCTGTCAGAAACTCTCCACCAACCCACTAATCCACTTCTGCAGCTCGTCCTCGGGACGAAGTGTGGCCAAAGTAAAAGCCGGCGAcccatttaaacagcagcaaacTCAGTTTTAGCCTGGTCTGCTGTGACGAGCGGCCGGACGCGTTTACGTCGGTTGGCCTTTTCTGCCCGACAGCCACGGCTCACAACCTCGATTCAGGTCCCTGCTGATTCCCACATAATAGTCTTCTGGAGTCGGCGTGCTGCTCCGGGGGGACCGGGCCGATATCCGCCCCATTTACACCACCAGCTGAAATCCCAAAGAAGAGCAAGGAGGTTATTTTGGTCCTCCGGCTTCACAGAGGCCGAGCTGCCGGCCTGCTTTGAATTTCACAgattaaatgtctgtttttacaaAGTCTCAGAGTGATTCTCCGCAGACCGCCATCCTGATTCCATCGCCGCCGTCAGGCCGCTCACATCGTGCCCCTGGTAATAAACATGTTATTCTAGGTCTGAGTGATGCTGCACTGCAGTCCTGTTCTACCTGCAGGTGTGTTTGAATCCACCACACCTCTCTGCTGGTgcagtgacctcacagcagccgtgttattggtcacatgatgtcGTTAACGCGGTCCAGAGGCGTTTGCAAActgcatgtttgtggctgtgggTGAACAGCATCATCGCTTTCTGTGTATAAATGTAGAATTAGTCTAAAATCAGCACCTCTGAATGAACGTGATCCCTGCTCTCACCTTTCAGGAGCTCCCTGCCTCAGGCGTGACCTCAGGAGGGAAATCAGGAGGGGGCGGGTTCCTGTTTCCAGCGGAGGTTAGGGGTGTCTGACCCGCCCCCTCTGTGCTAACAGTTGTTTTCGGAGCCTTGTCCTCATCCTGAAGCTGAAGCCATCGTCTGTGAGAGAAGGATCTGTGTGACCGCGGCCTCGGCACACGTGTGAATGAGACCGCTGTGGGCGTGGCCTCTCTGGAGCCTGTCACACAGTTCagcggtgtgtgtgtctgtgtgtgtgtgtctgtgtgtgtgtgtctgtgtgtgtgtgtgtgtgtgtgtgtgtgtgtgtctgtctgtgtgtgtgtgtctgtgtgtgtgtgtgtgtgtgtgtctgtgtgtgtgtgtgtgtgtgtgtgtgtgtgtgtgtgtgtgtgtgtgtgtgtgtgtgtgtgtgtgtgtgtgtgtgtgtgtgtgtgtgtctgtgtgtctgtgtctgtgtgtgtgtgtgtctgtgtctctgtgtgtgtgtgtctgtgtctctgtgtgtctgtgtctctgtgtgtgtgtgtctgtgtctctgtgtgtctgtgtctctgtgtgtgtgtgtgtgtgtgtgtgtgtgtgtgtgtgtgtgtgtgtgtgtgtgtgtctgtgtctctgtgtgtttcttttctctgattttgtcttctttgtcattttgttcacttttttgtTATTTCGTGTCTTTTGGAGGTTTTTGGTCAGTTTTGGTGaatttgtgtgatttttatttgtctttatattttgtgtctttttttaggtttttgtgtgtttatattcATATTTGTTTAGTAATTTTGGtggttttgtttctctctgtgttaaatttattgtcatttttagttttttcattttgtgtcagTTTTAGAAATGTGCAGAAAccttttgtgttcattttttgtttctttctcttttctttgcacTTGCTCTGTTTTGGGTGATTGTGTGTCTCTGCTTTTGTGTCATGTTCTGGATCTTTGTGCGTctcattctgattttgttttatatcatttttcattctttggGGAAATTTGACCTTTTCGTTATTTTAAGGCCATTTTGTTTCTCGTTTTTGTGactttatgtttttcttgcacatatttcattatttggtgtttattttgtttcttttttgtgcccCCCACCGACTCTGAAGCAGACTACCTGACGTGTGAGTCCAGCCTGTCTTCTATCATATTATATCACGCTTGTGCTGCAAACACAAACGAGGCCGAGTCGGTGTGAGCTCCTGTTCACGGTGTTCTTTCAGAAAAGATGCAGGCTGAAAGAAACGGCGTCAGACTATTAGAAGCCTGCGGATCCCGCGGGACTCCCTCCATCCTGCAGGCTTCCCTCCATACATGTTTAATGAGCAGCTCGCCTCAAATCGCGCCTGCTCTTGTTTCTTCAGGCAATTACTGCAGCTCAGGGTTTTATTTCcagggtttttttcttgtctcGTTTCGCTGATTGTCTGGTTTCAGGTTTTTTAATGTTAGACACAGGTGAGCTTCTCTTTGTGTTGTAACATCTGGAGATGAacacatttgtcttttttagaTATTTAAATTAACGTGAGAGGACTTGAATATTTGGAGCCTTTAAAACTGATCCTGTTTTTTTCATATTGgactccttttattgttttcttataGAAGAAGGAAGATATTGGATTTAACACAAAATCCTGATGAAACATCTCCTCTTTTTCCTGAGCAGGTCTGCAGGTGTTTGGAGCTTCTCCGTGAGGAGGAGTTAAAATATCGCTGAGTGGAAGTGGAGGACCTTTGCTCCATGTTCTGTGAGGATCTGCCCGGTCCTCGCTTCCCTCCCCATCACATCCATATTAATGCAGAAACACGGCACGCATGCGCATCCTATGGCAGCTGTGGCGGGCTCCCGCGACCCTCGTTTCCAGCCAATGACCTACCGCCTCTGCTGTGGTCAGTTTAGTAATGAGTCATGCATTTGTGGGTTGCTGCCATGAAGAACTTGTCAAACAGCTTATTCTGATACTGAGTCTGGTTTGGTGTCGTGTGCTGGGCTGGGTGATCGATCGGGAGCTTCTGCTgcacattagaggaactgcagcttttggttCCTATAAACTGGATTCATCTTTCAGATTTCTCCATCTGTTCATTTAAacctaattatttttatttttacctttttccaCCATTTGCAAATGTCAGAGTCTATACTTGGTTCAAATCtaagaaaaacttttttatgtaattttgcCTCCAAgataaaaatctaaattttgaagcttattattattgtagtttttaatatttctttactATGCTGGAGTAAAGTAACAGACATCTGAAGAAAGTTAATTCCATTGTTGAATTTGACTTTTTGCGCACTCATAAACAAGAACATTTTCATGTATAATATCCCATATTCATACGTACATTCAAAAACGttaatatttctatttttacattttaatggagCTCGTGTCTCCTTTCATTTGAACAACAAACCACAGTTTTGTTTAAATGCATCACGTAGCAGCTGGTAAAATTAGGCAGAATTGGCCCAAAACTGCTGCTGAAAGGGTCCAAATCCTGCAGACACACGAGGGGAAAGAGTGGTGGGAGACATGACCTACATTATTGCACCTGCATGTAATGAACCTGTGATtctgttgcctttgaaatggtttcTTCAAAGATGTGGATCATGTCTGCGACAATTTAATTTCTAACTTACACATGTGGCAACAATCCTGGCTTTTATACAgaaatataaccagaatacaaccacGTGAAACACGTCAGGAGCTCATCAGCTCAGACTCAGACTGATTGCAACATGTTGGCAATCTGTTTGGAAATTAGTCGGCAATTGTTTATCTAAAAGTCACTGCCAGCAGTCAGAGTTCACtgattgtttggagacaggttgcctcccaccagACGGCCTGTGCAATCGCCTTTCAATCGAACGTGGTCGCCTATTGGTTACGTTTATTGCTCAACTTTTGGATGACCAGGTGGTCACTGCAACTGCTTCCAATCAGCAAATAAATTCAGTCCATCCACCGGGCAACTATTGATATTTCCCAGATGGAAAAAGGTTGCTGATGTTGTCATTCATCAGCAAGAATATTTTACAGTTCTGTCATTAAAGTATCAGAAGATCTGAAGGTCTTATGCTGAATGctgcttaaaaaaacagttaaacaaaaGGAAATTAATGAGAatattcctttaatttgtccgcCTGACGCATGAAAACCAGATTTATTTCATCCTGTGATGTTCATCAGATATTTTAAAGACTTAACGGTCCATATAAAATCAAATCCAGGTCGGTTTGAGGGTTTTGGCAGCATGAATTATCCAAATGATGTCTTCAGCAGGATACACAGTCAaccttcttcctcctccccccttcctcttcctcctgaacCTCTTTGTCTCAGTCAATATAAACTGAGAGCTGAGACATGTGGCAGCTCAGGGACTCTCCTTCATTAATAATGAAAACACTCCAAACCCAGCTCCATCATCTCAAACTCAGCAAACCAGATTAAAACCACAGCACACAATCATTTTCAAACAGTTGTCGTTTTATTTAATACTCTTCATCATTTTAgcaatcttttatttatttattcatcttttaatATCTCAGTAGGCCTATAATCTGTAAAGTCTGGGATAGATTATCTATAAtagagtttttattttcttaaaatcctttttcatatacattttctcttcttagaTGATTTtcgtaagattttttttaaactctttttgcAACATCcccataaacaaacaaagagacaaaccaacaaacagaaGTACACATCTTTTCATCAGAAGGCAGTGGAAACATTGTCGGTGCCTCGGCAAAGAAATAAACTCCCTCCTCAAATTCATTTACTGTATTTATGTAGTTCATGATGCTACTATACTGTTGGGACTCTGCTTTTAATCTAACATACAGACCTAAAATATATCACCGCTAAGGTCATCTAGTATGGATCACTGGTATGAAAAGGGGGGATGTGCTTAATGGCAACAGTCATATCACTCTTCAGCCacggtttgatttttttaatcatcattttttcgtgatttctttttttttttttcagctacaCTGGCCATGAAGTCGCGTCTTCGTATTGCTCTCAGCTTCTCCTCGCAGTAACCGTTTAGCTCTCAAAGTCATTCATTTCTAACACGTGGTTGTGCTGATATGAAAGATGGCGGATGTCACCCACCAACAGGAACTAAAGTTAATTTCAATGTGTTGCTACTTTCACATCCAAAACAAGTTTCCATCAGTCGGAGTCCTTGGTCTCGTGGGATTTCAGGAAATGAGCACGTCGTAACAACTTTCTCGAGCTATAAACCAGAAAGGTTTTGGCTACAGTGATTTAAGACATTCATCATCATCTCTGTGAGGAAATGTTCTACCTGAAGGGTAATTCATGAAGGAGAAGCTAAAGCTAAACAGTGTTTGGTTTAGCTGCAAATACAAACTGTTAGCTAACCTGATGTAATATGTTTTAGTCACTAACCCATGGCAATCCAATTTACTTGCTAACACAAATACTATCTGCTTTAGCCTCCAACCTGCTAGCTACTCTAATCTCTTTAAATGTCATGTCTTAGCTGAACTACTGCCATACTGCTAAGTTATTACACGTTGATCGACTTTGGGCATAGCCTGCTTCACTGAGTCATGCTAGATTTGGAGGTGTGGACACAATATGGTTACAGCTAGCTTATATTCTCAAACAGAATTTTGGAGTTTTTAATTAAACGGTAGCTCTCTGATCATCGCAGGAAGCACagttgatataaataaataaagtctgtCTCCAAATACAACCTGGGAAAACAAATGTAAGACATAAGCTATGCATGTCTCTTACATATGACGTACATTTCTGCTGTTATAATATAATTACTTAGTTTAACTGGGCATATCCTAAATCATGTCATTCTTCTAACTGTTAACTGCGGTAAAGTACCTTTACATGATTACAAACAAGTTAGCAAACATTAGCGAGAATAAAGCCCGTTTAATCTAGTGGGGCCAAAACAGTGAGTTAGATTCAGTTTAGGAAATTTCTTTAGTTGTGGGAATCCAAATAGTCCCTTCAAGCTAGCTTACCGcttgctaatgttagctaaaGCTGGCTTGTTAGCTAACCAACATAGTAAAGTACTCTAGCGGTCACATCAAAACTCGTAGGGTTGATCTGGATTACAAAGTTTGTTAGCTTATCATGTGTTCATTATTTTATACGTTTACGTTACGAAAACTTTAAACATAGGTGCCAAGTTACAGCTAGCTGGCTAACATTAGCTTGCTTCTTGACTATTGTTTTCTGACCATGGACAGAGTTTAAGTGGTTGCACAATAAATTCCaccatataaataaacaaatgcttAAATAATGGCAAttaatcttttatttcttttttaaaaagctaaaattaAAACATCTAGTATGTTGCATAGTAACTACCTGGCACTATGTGCTGGTGCCCAGGAGGGCTTATTACTTTGAATTTAAGCTTTTTGAGTGCTTTATGCACTTGTAAATAAaagagtttaaaattaatgctGTCCATAATATTTATAATGCAATGCTTGGTTAAAGGTCAGCTGTATGTCCTTATTATTCACAATATATAGTCACCTGTCATCAGCTGTTGCTTAAATGTAACTGTgccattttcactttttattgttcttTGTTGTGATTGTTTCTTAagggcttttaatttgaaactcTTACAGGAAGTGTTGAGTTTATATTACCACCAAAAAGCAGTAACAAAATGAACAATTCTAATAATACAGAAATGAAACATCGAGATAATACAAGTGTCCTTCCAACAGAAGCAAAAACTAACTTGAACCTGACAACGTcttataaaacatttaatgtttttgtgccCATTTCCTGAAATGTTTTGAGAGTCTCTGAACTGATATCATGCACGTTAACAACAGTATAAACTGTTCTTTAAGGGCAAGCAGGCTTGATACTCCACCACATCTCTGCACCTCAGAGTTTGGTCAAGAAAAACAAGCCTACGGTCACACCAGAAACGTGGCATGGCAGCAACCCGGCCAGCTCCACAACCAAATACAACACTATGAATGTAAGAATACTGTTGATTGAGAGCCATGCTgtaggggtcaaaggtcagtagtgtcattgcagtttttctgcctgtaaaatgtgtaattttggtAAGCTGTCTTTGCTGCCAGTTATTACGACTGCATTTAGCGCTGGTGTGACCGTGGcctgaaaacaacaaacagccaATACGAGTACAAATATTACACGAAGCATTCAGTCCATCAAATATACCACAGAGTCTACTTGgcgtaataaaaaaagaaaaaggagaatctGTCCGTGGTGAAAATGAGGCGTCAGGTCTGAATCGGCTCGAGGCCTTGGCTCGTCTTATTGATTTTGTGGCCTCGCGTTACACATGAATATGTACCATGGGCTACATGGGGACTCTAATATATAGCCTGATACAGTGTCAGCGCCCTGCAGTCACACAGCGCTGTCTAGGCCGAGCCTACTAAACATCAATAATTCATGGTTGACTTTAATACTGTGTAATTCCACGGTTGTAAGCGGACGGGAATCCATCAGATTTTCATCATTGTCATCGTTTCAAAGGCGTGTTGAATATTTCATGTTATCGGCCTCTGGGTCGCGTCTGCGTGTGATTGGATGAACGCTCCGGGAGGACGGCGGCCTGCAGATGTCCCAGGAAGGCGACCTGGGCCGCCGTACGGTGACCTAGCAGTAAAAATCCATTCGGGGAGTATTTTCTTGTGATGAGTTCAAACTTTGAAGTATTTTGGAAGAGCAGCTATCACTCTTgtcctattttcttttttcagttggatttttccttttttttctttttttacttcttttcgCTTTGTGCTTCCAtgtttttcctcatttctgTTAAAACGCCAGCCAAGTCAGTATGGTGGGCAGTGTGGTTAGGACCAAGGCGAGGCCCCTGGCGTTGGCAGATCTGGGGGCTCCGTTGCCGCCGCCACAGAGTTCAAACAAACTCCCGCGGAAATTCAGGTTTCGGGACTCCTTTTTCAGTTTATCCCAGAGGTCCGTCGCTCCCTCCTGGCAGTCCGCCAGCGCCGTCGTGGCACAGGAGTGGAAGTTATCCCAGTAACTGGCAGGAGAAAACACAGCAAGCATTAACGCCACAAGCTTTTGACTGCAGTGGGAGGCTGGTTTTTAAACTGACTGCATCAGCTACACTGAGGAGCAGAGCCAAGAGTGGAAACCATCCCAGAATCTGGCAGCACTGAACTCACAGAGAGGAAAAAGCTTATGAAGATCCAGCCGGTGAACTTCATCTAGTTTTTATATTCCAGTAAAACAAAGCTGGAGCTCGAGAGC is a genomic window of Astatotilapia calliptera chromosome 9, fAstCal1.2, whole genome shotgun sequence containing:
- the nrn1a gene encoding neuritin, which gives rise to MGVTWSSRCLALFLALHIVSVLQTVLVSAGQCDSVFKGFSDCLIQLGDNMANYPQDLDDRQNLHQICTYWDNFHSCATTALADCQEGATDLWDKLKKESRNLNFRGSLFELCGGGNGAPRSANARGLALVLTTLPTILTWLAF